In Pannonibacter sp. XCT-53, the sequence AGCCGGGCCGTCACCTCCACCCGCATGTCGGCCCACTTGCAGGCGTTGTCGATCAGGTTCCCGGCCAGGTCTTCCAGATCCTGCTGCTCGCCGCGGAAGCGGATCCCGGGCTCGAGCTGGCTGTCGAAGGCAAGGCCCCTGGCGTCGTGGATGCGGGTCATCGCCCGCAAGAGCCTTGCCAGCACCGGTTCGACGGGCGTCGCCACCCCGATGACCCGCCGCTGCGCCGCCTGCCGGGCGCGCTCCAGGTGGTGGTCGACCTGTGTGCGCATCAGGCCGGCCTGCTCGCTGACCTTGCGGGCAAAGGCGTCATCCGAGAGCGCGGCCTCGTTGGACAGCACGCTCAAGGGGGTCTTCAGCGCATGGGCAAGGTTGCCGACATGGGTGCGGGCCCGGTCCACGACCTCCGCATTGGAGCGGATCAGGGCATTCAGCTCGACGGCCAGCGGGGCAAGTTCCCGCGGCAGGTCCTCGTCGATGCGCTCGGCCTCGCCGTTGCGGACGGCAGCCAGCGACTGCTGCATGCGGCGGATGGGCAACAGCCCGAAGCGCACCTGCAGCAGCACGGCCGCGACCAGGCCAAGACCGAAGACCGCCAGTGTCAGCGCCACCTGTCCGGTGAAGGCAGCGAGATCCTTGCGCAGGCCCTCCGTCTTGCCCCCCACCGCGATCAGGTAGGTCTTGCCGTCGAAACTGATGATCCGCTGCGACACGCGCAGCTCCTCGCCGCCCGGCCCCGTCGCGAACCCGCCGCC encodes:
- a CDS encoding ATP-binding protein translates to MTASASEAGHGPEAAAAARPRRRKSLAARLVAVAALWSVAALALAGFILVELYRDTVERAFDSQLEVYQKAIIGAMAPTDGSTINRPENLGEPRFNLPLSGWYWTIADWPNWRIVHASGSLVGDMLLVPPLAYGQRTGGGFATGPGGEELRVSQRIISFDGKTYLIAVGGKTEGLRKDLAAFTGQVALTLAVFGLGLVAAVLLQVRFGLLPIRRMQQSLAAVRNGEAERIDEDLPRELAPLAVELNALIRSNAEVVDRARTHVGNLAHALKTPLSVLSNEAALSDDAFARKVSEQAGLMRTQVDHHLERARQAAQRRVIGVATPVEPVLARLLRAMTRIHDARGLAFDSQLEPGIRFRGEQQDLEDLAGNLIDNACKWADMRVEVTARLLPGATPERTLFEIIVEDDGPGLTEAERREAVKRGRRLDESVPGTGLGLSIVADLVALYGGSFELGEAEIGGLKARLVLPATPAGG